From a region of the Desulfuromonas sp. KJ2020 genome:
- the ybgF gene encoding tol-pal system protein YbgF: MQRLIALALTFLAASLTFGCVAATPSGDGRQLNQSLAQLAGSQEELAQKVERLQDNMVLLEARVFDQQAALDEMRQAMTAQKVTAVGQNAAMTGENTAPAGASAASQTPTEIYLKAFGDYASGRYNQAISGFETFLKVYPSNDYAGNAQYWLGECYYAQNNHVRAIEAFQKVVDDYPRAAKAPDALFRKAEALLKVNLPEQADLALLELRRLYPDSTAARKPLPAR; the protein is encoded by the coding sequence ATGCAAAGACTCATCGCCCTGGCTCTGACCTTTTTGGCCGCCTCCCTGACTTTCGGCTGCGTGGCCGCAACCCCTTCCGGGGACGGGAGGCAACTCAACCAGTCCCTGGCCCAACTGGCGGGCAGCCAGGAAGAACTCGCCCAAAAAGTGGAGCGACTGCAGGACAACATGGTGCTGCTCGAAGCCCGCGTCTTTGACCAGCAGGCCGCTCTCGATGAAATGCGCCAGGCCATGACCGCGCAAAAAGTCACTGCGGTCGGGCAAAACGCGGCCATGACTGGCGAGAACACGGCCCCTGCCGGCGCTTCCGCGGCCTCCCAGACCCCGACGGAAATCTACCTCAAAGCCTTCGGAGACTATGCTTCCGGTCGCTACAATCAGGCAATCAGCGGCTTTGAAACGTTTTTAAAGGTCTATCCGTCCAACGACTATGCCGGCAATGCCCAATATTGGCTCGGAGAATGCTACTACGCCCAGAATAATCATGTCAGGGCCATCGAAGCCTTCCAGAAAGTGGTCGACGACTATCCCCGTGCCGCCAAGGCACCGGACGCCCTTTTCCGGAAAGCGGAAGCCCTGCTGAAAGTCAACCTGCCGGAGCAGGCCGACCTGGCGCTTCTGGAATTGCGTCGCCTGTATCCCGACAGCACCGCTGCCCGCAAACCTCTGCCGGCGCGTTAA
- a CDS encoding response regulator transcription factor, with the protein MPTEAIKILLVDDHALVREGLRQLIETQSDLKVVGEAKDGSEALRLCRELRPDIVLLDIAMPRMSGLVAVSLIREAVPETKIIILSMYEKEAYAHHVLSAGARGYLLKGAPSSDVFAALRAVHRGEFYFSHQMHKTMINSYLGKDRETPNLGNYELLTEREKQVFLLTVQGNSTIEISKILCVSPKTIEKHRGNFGSKLGVSSLVEMIRYAMRIGVINPDEWAN; encoded by the coding sequence ATGCCCACTGAAGCAATCAAAATTCTTCTGGTCGATGATCATGCTCTTGTCCGTGAGGGGCTCAGGCAATTGATTGAGACGCAAAGTGACCTGAAGGTTGTGGGAGAAGCGAAGGACGGCTCGGAGGCCCTCCGCCTGTGCCGGGAGCTGCGACCGGACATCGTGTTGCTGGATATCGCCATGCCGCGGATGAGTGGGCTCGTGGCGGTTTCACTTATTCGAGAGGCCGTGCCTGAAACGAAAATCATCATTCTTTCCATGTACGAAAAAGAAGCTTATGCCCACCACGTTTTGAGTGCCGGGGCTCGCGGTTATCTGCTGAAGGGGGCACCAAGCAGCGATGTTTTTGCTGCTCTCCGTGCCGTTCACCGGGGAGAGTTTTATTTCAGCCATCAAATGCACAAAACCATGATCAACAGCTATCTGGGCAAGGATCGGGAGACGCCGAATCTCGGCAACTATGAGTTGCTGACAGAGCGGGAGAAGCAGGTCTTCCTTCTTACTGTTCAGGGAAATTCAACGATAGAAATCAGCAAGATCCTTTGCGTCAGTCCCAAGACGATTGAAAAACATCGCGGCAATTTCGGTAGCAAGCTCGGGGTGAGCTCGCTTGTTGAAATGATTCGCTATGCCATGCGTATCGGGGTCATCAATCCCGACGAATGGGCCAATTGA
- a CDS encoding U32 family peptidase has protein sequence MTKPELLAPAGDMEKLETALDYGADAVYVGGDQFGLRAMAGNFSVAELARAQERVRERDKKLYLTLNAYLRPAQMPELRRTLEELRPLDLDAYIISDPGVLAVVREVDSARELHLSTQANTTNAQAARFWQETGVERVNLARELTLEEIRHIRRETTVGLEVFVHGAMCVAYSGRCLLSTALTGRSANAGACAQPCRWNYALMEETRPGQYFPIEEDDRGSYVFNSRDLCLLEYLPDLVGAGVDSLKIEGRMKTLYYVAAVTRVYRAALDAYAADPAGYVMDPAWLEELDKVSHRPYDRGFLFGAEDALVHAADSRYQRTHDFVGIVRRVDDGGRLLVECRNRFFPGEELELIGPAMRQAQFVAGELTAEGGGALEVAQPNALVLLPGPAGTRQGDLLRRQKVAG, from the coding sequence ATGACCAAGCCGGAGCTTCTGGCCCCCGCCGGCGATATGGAAAAACTCGAAACCGCCCTGGATTATGGCGCCGATGCCGTCTATGTCGGCGGCGACCAGTTCGGTCTGCGGGCCATGGCCGGCAACTTCTCCGTGGCGGAGCTGGCGCGGGCGCAGGAACGGGTGCGGGAGCGGGACAAAAAACTCTATCTTACCCTCAATGCCTATCTGCGCCCGGCCCAGATGCCGGAGCTTCGCCGCACCCTGGAAGAGCTGCGCCCCCTCGACCTTGACGCCTATATTATTTCCGATCCCGGCGTGCTGGCGGTGGTGCGCGAAGTGGATTCCGCGCGGGAACTTCACCTCTCCACCCAGGCCAACACCACCAACGCCCAGGCGGCCCGCTTCTGGCAAGAGACCGGAGTCGAACGCGTCAATCTGGCGCGAGAGCTCACACTGGAGGAGATTCGTCACATCCGCCGCGAGACGACAGTCGGGCTCGAGGTCTTTGTCCATGGTGCCATGTGCGTGGCTTACTCGGGGCGCTGCCTCCTCTCGACGGCCCTGACCGGTCGCAGCGCCAACGCCGGTGCCTGCGCCCAGCCCTGCCGCTGGAACTACGCTCTGATGGAAGAGACCCGCCCCGGCCAGTATTTCCCCATCGAAGAGGATGATCGCGGCAGCTACGTCTTCAACAGTCGCGATCTCTGTCTGCTCGAATACCTGCCCGATCTCGTCGGCGCCGGCGTCGACAGCCTCAAGATCGAGGGGCGCATGAAGACCCTCTACTATGTCGCCGCCGTCACCCGGGTCTATCGCGCCGCCCTCGACGCCTATGCGGCCGATCCCGCCGGCTATGTCATGGATCCCGCCTGGCTGGAGGAGCTGGACAAGGTCAGCCATCGCCCCTATGACCGGGGTTTCCTCTTCGGCGCCGAAGATGCGCTCGTCCATGCGGCCGATTCACGCTACCAGCGCACCCACGATTTCGTCGGCATCGTCCGTCGGGTCGACGATGGCGGCCGCCTGCTGGTGGAGTGCCGCAACCGCTTCTTTCCTGGCGAAGAGCTGGAATTGATCGGGCCCGCCATGCGTCAGGCCCAGTTTGTGGCGGGAGAGCTGACGGCTGAGGGGGGGGGCGCGCTGGAAGTCGCCCAGCCCAATGCCCTGGTGCTGCTACCGGGACCGGCGGGGACACGCCAGGGGGATCTGCTGCGACGGCAGAAAGTCGCCGGCTGA
- a CDS encoding CHRD domain-containing protein: protein MKHPDYACYIVVLMLLLLSGFPARAELDAVSGWPDPLTPSALTEIRSDGLPDDVAISLANGFPLWYQDSSGVKLELCLEQEVERMGGGLFRPCLTEEPILSQPISFPINFGSEASYWSVTGVTTFSSTFGAGDALLVMSQQAAFLNEIPHENEQAVFSRIRLRINVPVPGDYQVSHPFGSRTYTVATVLAERDISQTQDVGGTFSLDFLTTLADATPPPSPLAPLVPSIDEAIVNQDGRSIGPFLEGNPSVRVLDASGNQYLADTGSDLAPLEIPLEPGPGGAVFSITLLTPPDTDFRLDAGGVDGVVDNTVTISRFQVMGKIFNDGPNLMPLAVDDFAATSPGVPVVIDVAINDIDPPAYDPNDAYNPLNPANTNVHGLHPQGLGIVDGESILRTDTFTTTRGATVRRIIDLSTGRSRFLYTPLDDVSALGEDRFEYVIQDKGGLVSAPATVTVQVEEVAVDQAEYRPRIGRWQIGGSTNDTTDNSITLRVGPRALLAGENLVVPVASEATGTVALRMGEAGIEYQVRIDPLPLTPVQSIQLYAGAPESSGQAFFSLFNAAFEGGFPGEAEGLLTSSDLLTAPDAEISSFADAVDKILAGEAYVSVASSAYPDGEIGGQLVSPLIGIAPVQDDGTWIFKGKSTASPGTLRSVDAFSTNGNRVLGQPLLLR from the coding sequence ATGAAGCACCCTGACTATGCTTGCTATATCGTTGTTTTGATGCTGCTGTTGCTGTCCGGATTTCCTGCCCGTGCCGAACTGGATGCTGTTTCAGGTTGGCCTGATCCTCTCACGCCTTCTGCTCTTACCGAAATCCGGAGCGATGGGCTGCCGGACGACGTGGCAATCAGCCTGGCCAACGGTTTCCCACTTTGGTATCAGGACAGCTCAGGTGTAAAATTGGAGTTGTGCCTGGAACAGGAGGTTGAGCGGATGGGGGGTGGTCTCTTCAGACCGTGCCTGACGGAAGAGCCGATTCTGTCCCAGCCGATTTCCTTTCCAATCAATTTCGGTTCGGAAGCCTCCTATTGGTCCGTGACCGGGGTAACTACCTTCAGCAGTACTTTCGGGGCGGGAGACGCGCTGCTGGTGATGTCGCAGCAAGCAGCTTTCCTGAACGAAATTCCCCATGAGAACGAGCAGGCTGTGTTTAGCCGCATTCGGTTGAGGATCAACGTGCCCGTCCCGGGGGACTATCAGGTTTCCCATCCCTTCGGAAGTCGAACGTACACGGTTGCAACAGTACTGGCAGAACGGGATATCTCCCAAACCCAGGATGTTGGTGGAACGTTCAGCCTTGACTTTCTCACAACGCTCGCCGATGCGACTCCCCCACCGTCTCCACTCGCCCCTCTGGTGCCTTCAATCGACGAAGCTATCGTTAACCAGGACGGCCGCAGCATCGGGCCCTTTCTCGAGGGGAATCCCTCTGTCCGGGTGCTGGATGCCTCGGGAAACCAGTACCTGGCGGATACCGGGTCAGACCTGGCACCTCTTGAGATCCCCCTTGAACCCGGTCCTGGAGGGGCTGTTTTTTCAATCACGCTCCTGACGCCCCCCGATACCGATTTTCGGCTGGATGCCGGCGGTGTCGACGGTGTCGTGGACAATACCGTGACGATCAGTCGTTTTCAGGTCATGGGCAAGATATTCAACGATGGGCCGAATCTCATGCCGCTCGCCGTCGATGACTTTGCTGCCACCTCACCGGGAGTTCCCGTTGTTATTGATGTGGCAATCAACGACATTGACCCTCCTGCTTACGATCCCAATGACGCCTACAACCCTCTTAACCCCGCCAACACCAATGTGCATGGGCTCCATCCGCAGGGGCTGGGGATCGTGGATGGGGAAAGTATCCTGCGCACAGACACATTCACGACGACCCGAGGTGCCACGGTGCGCCGGATCATCGACCTGTCCACCGGTCGTTCCCGTTTCTTGTATACGCCCCTGGATGACGTGTCGGCGCTGGGTGAGGACCGCTTTGAATATGTGATTCAGGACAAGGGTGGGCTCGTTTCGGCCCCGGCCACCGTCACCGTACAGGTTGAGGAAGTGGCAGTCGACCAGGCCGAATACCGGCCACGTATCGGCAGGTGGCAGATTGGCGGTAGCACTAATGATACCACCGACAACAGTATCACCCTGCGGGTCGGGCCGAGGGCTCTACTCGCCGGGGAAAATCTCGTCGTACCGGTTGCGTCTGAGGCGACCGGCACGGTGGCCTTGCGTATGGGGGAAGCCGGCATTGAATACCAGGTGCGCATCGACCCCCTTCCTCTCACGCCGGTGCAGAGTATCCAGCTTTATGCAGGAGCTCCCGAAAGCAGCGGCCAAGCCTTCTTTTCACTCTTTAACGCGGCGTTCGAGGGGGGATTTCCGGGTGAGGCAGAAGGCCTCCTGACCTCCAGTGACCTGCTGACCGCTCCCGATGCTGAAATCAGCAGTTTTGCCGATGCTGTCGATAAGATCCTGGCGGGAGAGGCCTACGTCAGTGTCGCGTCCTCCGCTTATCCCGATGGTGAGATCGGGGGGCAGCTGGTGAGCCCGCTTATCGGCATCGCTCCGGTACAAGACGACGGAACCTGGATCTTTAAGGGGAAGTCAACCGCAAGCCCCGGTACATTGAGGAGCGTCGATGCTTTTTCCACCAACGGCAACCGGGTCCTGGGCCAACCGTTGCTTCTGCGCTGA
- a CDS encoding ATP-binding protein, producing the protein MVFLAVIIFVAEFSVMLILALLPPLSSGTEALIDSTILLLLLSPTYFSLFLPLKRYYQEHLRADEEVRFLTRRMLTVVEDEKKRIARDLHDASGQTIAALQYKVGALSSTLPPEISQERKELFGSVDQLVHQLSDQVRSLMGQLRPQMLEHFGIVETLEWYLTELGEQRRDLSFSFHHNGSSERYSAETEIALFRTCQEALNNALRHAGANRIEVHLERNEASVRLRICDDGCGFDPLLARQRKRRLDGIGLLGMRERIESLDGKLTIDSAPGRGTSILAEIPVL; encoded by the coding sequence GTGGTTTTCCTCGCAGTGATTATCTTTGTGGCTGAATTCTCGGTCATGCTGATTCTGGCTCTTTTGCCTCCCTTGTCCTCTGGTACGGAGGCGTTGATCGATTCGACCATCCTGCTGCTACTCCTCTCCCCCACCTACTTTTCCCTCTTTTTGCCCCTCAAGCGCTATTATCAAGAACATCTGCGGGCTGATGAAGAGGTCCGCTTCCTTACACGCCGCATGCTGACCGTGGTTGAGGATGAAAAAAAACGCATCGCACGGGATCTCCATGATGCCAGTGGACAGACAATTGCCGCCCTGCAGTACAAGGTAGGGGCTCTCAGTTCAACGCTTCCTCCTGAAATAAGCCAAGAGCGCAAAGAGCTGTTTGGAAGCGTAGACCAGCTGGTCCATCAGCTCAGTGATCAGGTTCGCAGCCTGATGGGGCAATTGCGTCCTCAAATGCTTGAGCATTTCGGCATTGTGGAAACCCTGGAATGGTATCTGACGGAACTCGGGGAACAACGCCGTGATCTTTCCTTCAGTTTCCACCACAACGGAAGTTCGGAGCGGTATTCCGCTGAGACGGAGATCGCCCTGTTCCGTACCTGTCAGGAAGCCCTCAACAACGCACTCCGGCATGCCGGCGCAAATCGCATCGAGGTGCATCTGGAGAGAAACGAAGCATCTGTTCGGTTGAGAATTTGTGATGACGGCTGCGGTTTTGATCCGTTGTTGGCTCGTCAACGCAAGCGACGTCTGGACGGCATCGGTCTTCTCGGAATGCGCGAAAGGATCGAATCCCTGGATGGAAAACTGACAATCGATTCAGCACCCGGGCGGGGTACGTCAATCCTTGCCGAAATACCTGTTCTCTGA
- a CDS encoding DUF6588 family protein, with protein sequence MKRLLLSGVMVLLLATTAMAGKYDIRFLDTLGNDTFEDFVKEAGVVTAYRGLAPAEPQGITGFDIGVEVSAIDIQSSVWDEVFTSGDAPDYLPVPRLHVRKGLPFNLDVGAIYSEIPDSNIKLYGGEVQWALLEGTMATPALALRGSYTTLEGVDDLSLKTYAADAVISKGFAMLTPYAGIGVVQIEGKYDGSDPTLQAELKDQDFTETRYFGGVQFALLLARVTVEAEYLENPVYSMKLSFGW encoded by the coding sequence ATGAAACGACTTCTGTTGTCTGGTGTGATGGTGCTGCTGCTGGCTACGACGGCAATGGCGGGAAAATACGATATCCGCTTTTTGGATACCTTAGGGAACGACACGTTTGAGGACTTTGTCAAAGAGGCGGGCGTCGTGACGGCCTACCGCGGTCTGGCTCCGGCCGAACCTCAGGGGATCACCGGCTTCGATATCGGCGTCGAGGTCAGCGCCATCGATATCCAGTCCTCTGTCTGGGACGAGGTCTTCACCAGCGGCGACGCGCCCGACTATTTGCCGGTTCCCCGCCTGCACGTTCGCAAGGGACTCCCTTTCAATCTTGACGTCGGCGCCATCTATTCGGAAATCCCCGACTCCAATATCAAACTCTATGGCGGCGAAGTGCAGTGGGCGCTGCTGGAGGGGACCATGGCCACCCCCGCTCTGGCTCTTCGCGGCAGCTACACCACTCTGGAAGGGGTGGACGACCTGAGCCTGAAGACCTACGCCGCCGATGCGGTGATCAGCAAAGGCTTTGCCATGCTGACCCCCTATGCCGGTATCGGGGTGGTGCAGATCGAAGGCAAGTACGATGGCAGCGATCCCACCCTCCAGGCTGAACTCAAGGATCAGGATTTCACTGAGACCCGCTACTTCGGCGGCGTGCAGTTTGCCCTGCTGCTGGCCCGGGTGACGGTGGAGGCCGAGTACCTCGAAAATCCCGTCTATTCCATGAAGTTGAGTTTCGGCTGGTAA